Part of the Methylovirgula sp. 4M-Z18 genome is shown below.
GGCGCAATTCTTCAAGACGATTCCCGCCTTGGTACGCCCGCCGGTCATGGCGATGATCCGCAAGCGGGTGCGCACGGCGCTCTATAACCAGGGCATGGGACGCCATTCCGACGCGGAAATTTCAGAACTCGCCTGCCGGGATATCGATGCGCTCGCAACGATCCTGGGTGACAAGGATTGGATCGGCGGCACGGAGCCTTGCGGCGCCGACGCGACGGTCGGCGCCTTCGTACTCAGCACGCAATGCAAGACCTTCGATGCCGGTGCCCAGCGCGCGGCCGTGGCCCACGCCAATCTCGCCGCATATGGCAACCGGGTGATGACGCGGTTTTATCCGGATTTCGTCAAGGCTTGAGACGGTCTGATCAGTGCCGGAACCGCAACGTCAATGCGGCCCAGCGTTTCAGCAGCGAAGCCGGAATCTTAACCGCACTGCGCATGAGGCGCCACACGCGCGATGTGCTCTGGCTGTATTTCACCGGTCGTACGCCGATGCTGGTGGTCAGCGGATCGGTCGGATCGTAATCGGGCCGGTTGGCATCGAACACGCCCATCCCCTTCGCCGGATAGGGAATGACCGAATAGATCGGCACGCCGTGAATGTAGCAGCGATCCATCAGCACATCGATCGGCATCGCCAATTTGGCGCAATAGGCGAGCAGCCTTTTGGCGGCCGGCTTGTCGATCACATAGGCGCCCGCGTCGAGCGGACCATAGGCCATGCGGTAGAGCCCATGCGCGTCGTCAACCGCCTCCACGCGCTTCATCGGCCGCTCGTTCATGCCGCTCAATTTGACGATGCGCGAGGGCGCATGGGGATCGAGCCGCGCGACGATATCGCGGATGCCGGGCTCGATGCGGACGTCGTCTTCCAGAATGAAATAGCGGTCGACGTCTGGGTCGTCGAGCAATTGCTGCCACAGGCGCATGTGGCTCGCGGCGCAGGCGATCTCGGTCGGCATCAGCGGCCGCCCGGCATAGATCTCGGCACGGCGCGCGGCGTAACGGTAGGGGTGCGCCGGCAATGTCGCAGGCGTGACGGCCTTGACGATGGTCGCGTCGAGCCCGGCCGCCGCGCATTGGCGCATCATGAACTCGCGCCGCGCGACACTCGTCTCCACATTGATGACGAATGTCTTCATGCGCTCGAAGATAGTGGGCGCCGGCGCGCCGCTGGACGTCATCAGATCAGGCGCTGACGCGCAAGCCGGGCGCCGCGCCCGTCAGAACCGGCTGCGTGGCGCGGATAAAGCCGCCGCCGAGGACGCGGGCGCGCGGCTCGGCCGACTCGTAGAATACGCAGGCCTGGCCCGGCGACACGCCCTCCTCGCCCTGAGCGAGTTCGACATAGAGCGCCGATCCGTCGCGGTGCAGGGTCGCCGGCACCGGCGCTCGAGTCGAGCGCACGCGCACGGCAATGTCGAGGCCTTGCGCCGCAATAGCCTCGATCTCGCCGGGGCCAATCCAATTGATTTCGCGCAAGTCGATCCGCCGCGTTTCGAGTGCCTCGCGCGGTCCGACGATCACGCGCTTCTGCACCGCGTCGAGACGGATGACGAACAAGGGCTCGCCGGTCGCGATGCCGAGGCCTTTCCGCTGGCCGATCGTGTAATGAATGATGCCGGCATGGGTGCCGAGCACCCGGCCGTCGACATGCACGATCTCGCCCGCCTCGGCCGCGCCGGGGCGCAGGCGCTCGATGATGTCGGTATATTTGCCGGCGGGCACGAAGCAGATGTCCTGACTGTCGGCCTTCTCGGCGACGGTCAGGCCGAACTCGCGCGCAAGCTCGCGCACCTCGGCCTTCGGCATGTCGCCGAGCGGGAAGCGCAACAGGTCGAGCTGCTCGCGCGTGGTCGCGAACAGGAAATAGCTCTGGTCGCGGCCGGCATCGAGCGCCCGATACAGGGCCCGGCCGTCCGCATCGGGCCGC
Proteins encoded:
- a CDS encoding glycosyltransferase family 25 protein, which encodes MTSSGAPAPTIFERMKTFVINVETSVARREFMMRQCAAAGLDATIVKAVTPATLPAHPYRYAARRAEIYAGRPLMPTEIACAASHMRLWQQLLDDPDVDRYFILEDDVRIEPGIRDIVARLDPHAPSRIVKLSGMNERPMKRVEAVDDAHGLYRMAYGPLDAGAYVIDKPAAKRLLAYCAKLAMPIDVLMDRCYIHGVPIYSVIPYPAKGMGVFDANRPDYDPTDPLTTSIGVRPVKYSQSTSRVWRLMRSAVKIPASLLKRWAALTLRFRH
- the mnmA gene encoding tRNA 2-thiouridine(34) synthase MnmA; the encoded protein is MTDRPLLNSLDIARPPAETRVVVAMSGGVDSSVVAALLKREGYDVVGVTLQLYDHGAAIHRKGACCAGQDIHDARDVAARLGIPHYVLDYESRFREKVIDRFAESYVAGETPIPCVACNQHIKFHDLFETAKDLGADALATGHYIASRPDADGRALYRALDAGRDQSYFLFATTREQLDLLRFPLGDMPKAEVRELAREFGLTVAEKADSQDICFVPAGKYTDIIERLRPGAAEAGEIVHVDGRVLGTHAGIIHYTIGQRKGLGIATGEPLFVIRLDAVQKRVIVGPREALETRRIDLREINWIGPGEIEAIAAQGLDIAVRVRSTRAPVPATLHRDGSALYVELAQGEEGVSPGQACVFYESAEPRARVLGGGFIRATQPVLTGAAPGLRVSA